From Sediminibacterium sp. TEGAF015, a single genomic window includes:
- a CDS encoding SusD/RagB family nutrient-binding outer membrane lipoprotein gives MKKSYINIKSIVSLAVAGLLFSSCQKKLDEAFTNPNAGVRVPVESLLPGIISNMGGSSAAAGSAYGLQNDGMQVGRYVQFWATNTTGNQFDQMGGATGASDLMGSIWAMHYYGMGQNLKRMMQWAAEEKKWDYVGVGHAMSAWSWLTTAEMYGDIIVREAFNADQLVFKYDDQSLVYDTVRQICRTAITYLNNTGDSASPANLAKGDAYFFNGDVNKWKKFVYAVMARSFHHLSNKASYNADSVIFYANLAMNVNADNAVMRFANTGITGTSNFFGPVRANVGTMRQTEFIANLMTGVNSRFQGAVDPRAAYIIRENPNGTYKGIRPNGGTSGLVVNDQPANFWGSVFTSTAAPTSDADCRYIFKNGSPFPIITASEIKFMIAEAQYRKGNKAAARAAYIDGIRLNFDMLINDYGSAVPSGRVITITDRDNYLANPTVVPAASDLTLSHIMLQKYIALYGHGIQETWTDMRRFHYTDVEAGQTTPVYADFVVPTGINLFANNNGKLVYRARPRYNSEYLYNVSELNRIGAIALDYHTVEQWFSKP, from the coding sequence ATGAAAAAATCATATATTAATATAAAATCAATAGTAAGCCTTGCCGTGGCGGGTTTACTTTTTTCATCTTGCCAAAAAAAGTTAGATGAAGCATTTACCAACCCCAATGCGGGGGTTCGCGTTCCGGTAGAAAGTTTATTGCCTGGTATCATCAGCAATATGGGAGGAAGTTCTGCTGCTGCAGGTTCCGCTTATGGTTTACAAAATGATGGTATGCAGGTTGGTCGTTATGTACAATTCTGGGCTACCAATACTACTGGTAATCAGTTTGATCAAATGGGTGGTGCCACTGGTGCCAGTGATTTGATGGGTTCTATCTGGGCCATGCATTATTATGGAATGGGGCAGAACCTAAAGCGAATGATGCAATGGGCTGCTGAAGAAAAGAAATGGGATTATGTTGGGGTAGGACATGCCATGTCTGCCTGGAGCTGGTTAACAACGGCTGAAATGTACGGTGACATCATTGTCAGAGAAGCTTTTAATGCCGATCAACTGGTTTTCAAATACGATGATCAGTCCTTGGTATACGACACCGTTCGTCAGATCTGCAGAACAGCTATTACCTATCTGAACAATACAGGTGATAGTGCAAGCCCTGCCAATCTGGCTAAGGGGGATGCTTATTTCTTTAACGGAGATGTAAACAAGTGGAAGAAATTTGTTTATGCAGTTATGGCCAGATCATTCCACCATTTAAGTAATAAAGCATCATATAACGCTGACTCTGTTATTTTTTATGCCAACCTTGCTATGAATGTGAATGCCGACAATGCAGTAATGCGTTTTGCGAATACAGGTATTACCGGTACATCCAATTTCTTCGGACCAGTAAGAGCAAACGTAGGAACCATGAGACAAACAGAATTCATTGCGAATCTGATGACCGGTGTCAATAGCCGTTTCCAAGGTGCAGTAGATCCTAGAGCTGCTTATATCATAAGAGAAAATCCCAACGGCACGTATAAAGGTATTCGCCCTAACGGTGGTACCAGTGGTCTGGTAGTAAATGATCAGCCTGCCAATTTCTGGGGTAGTGTTTTCACTTCTACCGCAGCGCCTACTTCAGATGCAGATTGCAGATATATTTTCAAAAATGGATCGCCTTTCCCGATAATTACAGCAAGCGAAATCAAATTCATGATTGCGGAAGCGCAGTATAGAAAGGGTAATAAAGCGGCTGCAAGAGCTGCTTATATTGACGGTATCCGTTTGAATTTTGATATGTTAATCAACGATTATGGTTCGGCTGTTCCGTCTGGCCGCGTAATTACCATAACAGATAGAGATAATTACCTGGCTAATCCAACGGTTGTTCCTGCTGCCAGTGATTTGACTTTATCCCATATCATGCTTCAGAAATACATTGCGTTATACGGACATGGTATTCAGGAAACCTGGACAGATATGCGCAGATTCCACTACACAGACGTAGAAGCAGGTCAAACTACTCCTGTATATGCTGATTTTGTAGTTCCAACTGGTATTAATTTGTTTGCCAACAATAATGGTAAATTGGTTTACCGTGCAAGACCTCGTTACAATTCAGAGTATTTATATAATGTAAGCGAATTGAATAGAATAGGGGCAATTGCTTTGGACTATCATACTGTAGAACAATGGTTCTCTAAACCTTAA
- a CDS encoding SusC/RagA family TonB-linked outer membrane protein: MRKLAYAWRIAFLLFFLVMKVSAQDITVTGNVSDLEKGSPLESVSIRVVGKSTATKTDARGNFTIKATKGQVLLITSLGFESQRVGVKDDQKIIVRLKAESSELEDVVVVAMDQKRKPRELGYSTQQVKGAELQETQRDNFVNSLQGRVAGLTVNPTSGTVGASSQIVLRGFNSLSLSNQPLFVVDGVIMDNSSFDETSDGGRSVGLASDRPNRGSDYSNRISDLNPNDIENVTVLKGPEATALYGSQASSGAIVITTRKAKTSKLAVQYDNAFRVQVLNRFPPTFDAYTNGTNNQPSNIFRYFGPAYPSGTRLYDNIGAFFRNGKSQTHNLGVDFGIKKSIFRFSASYLKQEGVVPNNDQEKINLSLRNTTKITKWLEITPSVAYTRTNTAKVLRSAGGYLIGLMQFPNTVDVTKFEDDGGNKLPLFSANANAEVDNPLWNVQNNRGRDQTDRLFSSLGINLNPTKWLSITGRFGYDTYKTIGYQNYHPQSFFVSTALRGSQDNYWNTYKGYNHTINATAKKTFGDFSVRAMAGTMWQDYRTEVYAVSGNNVADPNRTDSNNTAPNTRVRLLRNNFGEPNLRVIRQIAYFGELALSYKNLLFFNYSHRFESASTLPAANRNYNYPGLSLSAIMTDILPGLKKGGVLNYWKLRGSMANTARLNSAYSTQSVFVNNFGSANGPAYSYGFTNNNPDLKPERQSTYEIGTEFKFFKNRLSIDATYYNTLTKGQIIENMRLSYGTGFVLNTQNAASTRNEGVEVAIDYQVAQKKDFGWNVRLNFNKMWNAVVGFPANVSEFYISDTWLYGNARASVLGLGSPTTGIASWGYARNNAGQILINPSNGLPLTDGLFKLRGDRNPAFTLGIQNSFRYKNWRLSFLWDLKIGGDIFNANEMLLTSLGRSNRTIDRFVPRVIDGVLNDGFANTATPTRNTISVIPAYNDAYYTASSMPEEAFIQKNVNWLRMRDITLSYSLTERALRNLNGIKSASIFITGNDLFLITNYTGADPQVSGNTAATRGVGAFGFDYGTLATPIGVNFGVRVGF; encoded by the coding sequence ATGAGAAAACTCGCTTATGCCTGGAGGATTGCATTTTTGCTTTTCTTCCTAGTGATGAAAGTCTCTGCACAGGATATTACCGTTACTGGTAATGTTTCCGATTTAGAGAAAGGTTCGCCTTTGGAATCGGTTTCTATCCGTGTAGTAGGCAAATCTACCGCCACCAAAACCGATGCCCGTGGTAATTTTACCATTAAAGCCACAAAGGGCCAGGTACTGTTAATTACTTCTCTGGGATTTGAATCTCAGCGTGTAGGAGTGAAAGATGATCAAAAGATCATCGTACGTCTGAAAGCTGAATCTTCAGAACTGGAAGATGTAGTAGTTGTTGCCATGGATCAGAAAAGAAAGCCCAGAGAATTGGGATACTCAACCCAACAGGTAAAAGGAGCAGAATTACAAGAAACACAGCGCGACAACTTTGTTAATAGTTTACAGGGGCGCGTTGCAGGTTTAACTGTTAACCCTACTTCCGGAACCGTTGGTGCTTCTTCTCAGATTGTACTTCGCGGTTTCAACTCATTGTCTTTAAGTAACCAGCCTTTGTTTGTAGTGGATGGGGTTATCATGGATAACTCTTCTTTTGACGAAACATCGGATGGAGGTCGTAGTGTGGGTTTGGCTTCTGACAGACCTAACCGTGGAAGTGACTATAGCAACCGTATTTCTGACCTGAACCCCAATGATATCGAGAACGTAACTGTTCTAAAGGGGCCAGAAGCAACTGCCTTATATGGTAGCCAGGCAAGTTCCGGTGCCATTGTTATTACAACTAGAAAGGCAAAAACTAGCAAACTTGCTGTACAATATGATAATGCATTTAGAGTACAGGTGCTGAATCGTTTTCCACCCACATTTGATGCGTATACCAACGGGACAAATAACCAGCCTAGCAATATATTCCGCTATTTTGGACCAGCTTACCCATCTGGAACCAGGCTCTATGATAATATAGGTGCTTTCTTTAGAAATGGTAAGTCTCAAACCCATAATCTGGGAGTTGACTTTGGTATTAAAAAATCCATTTTCCGTTTCTCTGCTTCTTATTTAAAGCAAGAGGGTGTAGTTCCTAACAACGATCAGGAGAAAATAAATCTGAGTTTACGAAATACAACTAAAATTACCAAGTGGCTTGAAATTACACCATCTGTTGCCTATACTAGAACTAATACAGCAAAGGTATTGCGTTCTGCAGGTGGATACTTAATTGGTTTAATGCAGTTTCCTAATACAGTTGACGTAACCAAGTTCGAAGACGATGGTGGTAATAAATTGCCACTATTTTCTGCAAATGCAAACGCTGAAGTGGACAATCCTTTATGGAACGTTCAGAATAACAGAGGACGCGATCAAACAGATCGTTTATTCTCCTCTTTAGGAATTAACCTGAATCCAACAAAATGGTTGAGCATTACTGGTCGTTTTGGATATGATACTTATAAAACGATTGGTTACCAGAACTATCATCCACAATCATTCTTTGTTTCTACTGCTTTAAGAGGTTCTCAGGATAACTACTGGAATACTTACAAAGGTTATAACCATACCATTAATGCTACTGCCAAGAAAACATTTGGTGACTTCAGTGTACGTGCAATGGCGGGAACCATGTGGCAGGATTACAGAACTGAAGTGTATGCGGTGAGTGGTAATAACGTTGCTGATCCAAACAGAACTGACTCAAATAATACTGCGCCAAACACAAGAGTACGTTTGCTACGTAATAATTTTGGTGAACCCAATTTGCGTGTGATCAGACAAATTGCTTACTTCGGAGAATTAGCACTGAGCTATAAAAATTTATTATTCTTCAACTATTCTCATCGTTTTGAATCTGCTTCTACTTTACCTGCAGCCAACAGAAATTATAACTATCCAGGTTTAAGTTTGAGTGCAATCATGACAGATATCTTACCTGGTTTGAAGAAGGGTGGTGTACTTAACTACTGGAAACTACGCGGATCAATGGCGAATACAGCCAGACTAAATTCTGCTTATTCAACTCAGTCGGTGTTTGTAAACAACTTCGGTAGTGCCAACGGCCCTGCGTATTCTTATGGATTTACCAATAACAACCCAGACCTGAAGCCTGAGCGTCAGAGCACTTATGAAATAGGTACTGAATTTAAATTCTTCAAGAACAGATTAAGTATTGATGCAACCTACTATAACACTTTAACAAAAGGTCAGATTATTGAAAACATGCGTTTGAGTTATGGTACAGGTTTCGTATTAAACACACAGAATGCTGCCAGCACTAGAAACGAGGGTGTTGAAGTTGCCATTGATTATCAGGTTGCACAGAAAAAAGACTTTGGATGGAATGTTCGTTTGAACTTCAATAAAATGTGGAATGCAGTAGTAGGATTCCCTGCTAACGTTTCTGAATTTTATATATCCGATACATGGTTATATGGTAACGCGCGTGCCAGTGTATTGGGCTTAGGTAGTCCTACAACAGGTATTGCTTCTTGGGGTTATGCAAGAAACAATGCAGGTCAAATTTTAATCAACCCATCAAATGGATTACCATTAACAGATGGTTTATTTAAATTAAGAGGTGATCGTAACCCAGCATTCACATTGGGTATCCAGAATTCATTCCGTTATAAAAACTGGCGTTTGAGTTTCTTATGGGATCTTAAGATTGGCGGAGACATATTCAATGCCAATGAAATGTTGTTAACCAGCCTTGGACGCAGCAACAGAACCATTGATCGTTTTGTGCCACGTGTAATTGATGGAGTTTTAAATGATGGTTTTGCCAATACTGCCACTCCAACCAGAAATACTATTTCTGTAATACCAGCTTACAACGATGCGTATTATACAGCGTCTTCTATGCCGGAAGAAGCATTCATTCAGAAAAACGTAAACTGGTTAAGAATGCGTGATATCACTTTAAGTTATTCATTAACTGAACGTGCATTAAGAAATCTGAATGGCATTAAATCTGCCAGCATATTCATTACTGGTAACGACTTGTTCCTGATTACCAATTATACCGGTGCTGACCCACAAGTGAGCGGTAATACTGCTGCCACAAGAGGGGTAGGTGCTTTTGGATTTGACTATGGTACATTAGCCACTCCAATAGGTGTAAACTTTGGTGTAAGAGTAGGATTTTAA
- a CDS encoding DeoR/GlpR family DNA-binding transcription regulator — MLKKERQAYIIQQINIHNKVLSSDLCVQLDVSEDTVRRDLQELAEEGKLIKVHGGALAKSFHFTIESQQVYSLPEKKIIAHKAIDLIKDGMLVVISGGTTMRELVNMLPPGLTATFVTTNVPIALELLEHPNAEVIFLGNKLLKSAQMAVGAEAVQRLGQLKADLCLLGTNSIDLQMGITDLEWEIIEVKKAMIACAQKTVSLAISEKLNSSQRLQVCPLEQVDVLITELDPSSEKLQPYAKRGITIL; from the coding sequence ATGCTTAAAAAAGAACGTCAGGCGTATATCATACAGCAAATCAATATTCATAATAAAGTATTGTCATCTGATTTATGTGTCCAATTAGATGTTTCTGAAGATACAGTCCGCAGAGACCTGCAAGAGTTGGCGGAAGAAGGAAAACTGATTAAAGTACATGGAGGCGCTTTGGCCAAATCCTTCCATTTTACAATAGAAAGCCAACAAGTTTATTCTCTCCCCGAGAAAAAAATTATTGCTCATAAAGCCATTGATCTGATAAAAGATGGCATGTTGGTGGTAATTTCTGGCGGGACCACTATGCGAGAATTGGTGAATATGCTCCCCCCAGGACTTACAGCTACTTTTGTAACCACCAATGTCCCAATTGCCTTAGAATTGCTGGAACATCCGAATGCGGAAGTGATATTCCTTGGCAACAAACTCCTGAAAAGCGCACAAATGGCAGTAGGAGCCGAGGCTGTTCAACGACTGGGGCAATTAAAAGCCGATTTGTGTTTGTTGGGTACCAATAGTATTGATCTTCAGATGGGCATTACCGATTTGGAATGGGAAATCATTGAAGTGAAGAAAGCCATGATCGCCTGTGCCCAAAAAACAGTTTCACTAGCCATTTCCGAAAAATTGAACTCCAGTCAGCGATTACAGGTCTGTCCCCTTGAGCAGGTTGATGTATTAATTACAGAATTGGATCCCTCCAGCGAAAAATTACAACCTTACGCTAAACGGGGAATTACCATTTTATAA
- the dnaG gene encoding DNA primase, translating to MISEQTKQQITSRIDIIDVVGEFVKLKKRGTNYLGLCPFHGEKSPSFTVSPVKEIYKCFGCGKSGNTITFLMEHEKYSYVEALKWLAHRYNVEIEETQRTPEQVQQQQVSESLHAINTFAQKFFTEQLFQSEEGQIIAGSYLKERGFRDDVLQKFQIGYNPSAKDALTAALLQNQFNKELLPKTGLVAFRNDELVDNYRGRIIFPIHNNTGKIIGFGARVIGKADKAPKYINTPENEVYSKSKILYGSYFARQAIDRAKECLLVEGYTDVVSLHQAGIENVVASGGTSLTIDQLRLIKKYTNNLTIIYDGDAAGIKAALRGLDLAVEEGLDVKLVLIPDGEDPDSYVNKVGATAFNAFIAASKKDFILFQLEVLLKEAGNDINKKSGIVNQIAETLSKISRAEDFTRQQDYIKQCASLLKIDEAGFTNLVNKFKRDKIAKEERKLPFDEADFIHQDSMQPNRDMDEGQLLLQQDDQVEKNVVRVLYEYGLKPYDESRTIAAYIFEELENYPIENSTYEKLIDLYKDAYNKGLEPTTKTMLYHDDASIRELLINISMFPFELSNRWDEILPNMNIVNKDVSISDTEMSLNYFKLRKIKKMFEQNQRDMETASFEEQLKLIELHKQLKEFEIAITKQLGTVILR from the coding sequence ATGATATCCGAACAAACCAAACAACAAATAACCAGTAGAATAGACATCATTGATGTTGTTGGGGAATTTGTGAAACTGAAGAAAAGAGGAACCAATTATCTGGGCTTATGTCCTTTTCATGGAGAAAAATCTCCCTCTTTTACAGTTTCTCCCGTCAAGGAAATCTATAAATGTTTTGGTTGTGGAAAGAGTGGGAATACCATCACTTTCCTGATGGAACACGAGAAGTACAGTTATGTTGAAGCGCTGAAATGGCTGGCACACAGATACAATGTAGAAATTGAGGAAACACAGCGAACCCCTGAGCAGGTGCAACAACAGCAAGTTTCGGAAAGTCTGCATGCCATCAACACATTTGCACAGAAGTTTTTTACAGAGCAATTGTTTCAATCCGAAGAAGGACAAATAATTGCAGGCTCCTATTTAAAAGAACGTGGGTTCCGTGATGATGTACTGCAAAAATTTCAGATCGGTTATAATCCATCTGCAAAAGACGCATTAACTGCTGCCTTATTACAAAACCAATTCAACAAAGAATTATTGCCCAAGACAGGACTCGTGGCTTTTCGCAACGATGAACTGGTAGACAATTACAGAGGCAGAATCATTTTCCCGATACATAATAATACAGGAAAGATTATTGGGTTTGGAGCCAGGGTAATTGGAAAGGCGGATAAAGCACCAAAGTATATCAATACCCCGGAAAACGAAGTATATAGCAAAAGCAAGATTCTATACGGATCTTATTTTGCACGACAGGCCATAGACAGAGCTAAAGAATGTTTACTCGTGGAAGGGTACACAGATGTGGTAAGCCTTCATCAGGCAGGTATAGAAAATGTAGTGGCTTCCGGAGGAACTTCGCTTACAATAGATCAACTCCGTTTAATAAAAAAGTATACCAACAATTTAACTATCATATATGATGGAGATGCAGCAGGGATTAAAGCGGCCCTTCGGGGATTGGATCTGGCTGTGGAAGAGGGCTTAGACGTTAAGCTCGTATTAATACCAGACGGAGAAGATCCAGATAGTTATGTAAATAAAGTAGGCGCAACTGCTTTCAATGCTTTCATTGCAGCTTCTAAAAAAGATTTTATCCTCTTTCAGTTGGAAGTATTGTTGAAAGAAGCAGGCAATGATATCAATAAAAAGAGCGGAATTGTTAATCAAATTGCAGAAACGCTTAGTAAAATAAGTCGTGCAGAAGATTTTACAAGACAACAGGACTATATAAAACAATGTGCGTCCTTATTAAAAATTGACGAAGCCGGTTTTACCAATCTGGTAAATAAATTCAAAAGAGATAAAATTGCCAAGGAGGAAAGAAAGCTACCCTTTGATGAAGCAGATTTCATTCATCAGGATTCCATGCAACCCAATAGGGACATGGATGAAGGACAGCTGTTACTTCAGCAAGATGATCAGGTAGAAAAAAATGTAGTTCGTGTTTTGTATGAATATGGTCTTAAACCATATGACGAGTCTCGCACCATTGCTGCCTATATATTTGAAGAATTGGAGAACTACCCTATTGAAAATTCAACCTATGAAAAACTAATTGACTTATATAAGGATGCATACAATAAAGGTTTGGAACCCACAACAAAGACTATGCTGTATCACGATGACGCATCCATCAGGGAATTACTGATTAATATTTCTATGTTCCCTTTTGAGTTAAGCAATCGATGGGACGAAATATTGCCCAACATGAATATTGTAAATAAGGATGTTTCTATTTCAGATACTGAAATGAGTTTGAATTATTTTAAACTAAGAAAGATTAAGAAAATGTTCGAGCAAAATCAACGGGATATGGAAACTGCCTCATTTGAAGAGCAATTGAAACTAATTGAGCTGCATAAACAGTTAAAAGAATTTGAGATTGCCATCACTAAACAGCTTGGCACCGTAATCCTTCGATAA
- a CDS encoding IS3 family transposase, with protein sequence MFGLSRQVYYRRIRATNKRKTLAQEVIDLIVPIRRRMPRIGTRKLYFLLKPKLELLGIGRDKLFAIMKANHLEVKPERSYRITTFSHHRFRKHKDLVNGLFITRPEQVWVSDITYMQSAIGHHYLALVTDAYSKKIVGYDLSNNLQTEGVLRAMKMAIKTRKYREAVLIHHSDRGLQYCSNEYQRLLSNHKITCSMTTDSDPYSNAIAERVNGIIKNEFCIENYKVDLTTQQQIIKETIDIYNQERPHYSCSYLTPNQMHCQSKLPIKTYKNKKGSRNAPATFE encoded by the coding sequence TTGTTCGGGTTAAGCAGACAGGTCTATTATCGCAGAATTAGGGCTACCAATAAAAGAAAGACACTAGCTCAGGAGGTAATTGATTTAATTGTTCCTATACGTAGAAGAATGCCACGAATTGGCACAAGAAAATTGTATTTCTTACTAAAGCCTAAATTGGAACTACTTGGAATTGGTCGAGATAAGTTATTTGCCATTATGAAAGCCAATCACCTAGAAGTAAAGCCTGAAAGGAGTTACAGGATAACAACTTTCTCTCACCATAGGTTCAGAAAGCATAAAGATCTGGTAAATGGATTATTTATCACAAGACCAGAACAAGTATGGGTGTCCGATATAACTTATATGCAATCTGCCATTGGACACCACTACCTTGCATTGGTTACGGATGCCTACTCAAAGAAAATAGTTGGGTATGACCTATCGAATAATTTACAAACGGAAGGGGTTTTAAGAGCAATGAAAATGGCTATTAAAACAAGAAAATATCGAGAAGCAGTACTCATACATCACTCAGACAGAGGCCTACAATATTGCTCCAATGAATATCAAAGGTTACTTAGTAATCATAAAATCACTTGTAGTATGACGACAGACTCTGACCCCTACTCAAATGCCATAGCTGAAAGAGTCAATGGAATCATTAAAAATGAGTTTTGTATCGAAAACTACAAAGTTGACCTAACTACTCAACAGCAAATTATTAAAGAAACCATTGACATCTATAATCAAGAAAGACCACACTATTCTTGCTCCTATTTAACCCCCAATCAAATGCATTGTCAATCTAAACTTCCTATTAAAACCTATAAAAACAAAAAAGGTAGCAGGAACGCTCCTGCTACCTTTGAATAA
- the dnaK gene encoding molecular chaperone DnaK, which translates to MAKIIGIDLGTTNSCVSVMEGNEPVVIANDEGRRTTPSIVAFLKNGERKVGDPAKRQAITNPQNTITSVKRFMGRRYDEVTEEISHWSYQVAKGDNNTVRVQIEDRMYTPQEISAMILQKMKKTAEDYLGHEVNEAVITVPAYFNDAQRQATKEAGEIAGLNVRRIVNEPTAAALAYGLDKKNADQKIAVFDLGGGTFDISILELGDGVFEVKSTNGDTHLGGDDFDKVIMDWLADEFKAQEGIDLRKDPMALQRLKEAAEKAKVELSSSSETEINLPYITAVDGVPKHLVLKLSRAKFEQLSDNLFARCLKPCEAALKDAGYSTAQIDEVILVGGSTRIPKVQEIVEKFFGKKPNRSVNPDEVVALGAAIQGAVLTGEVKDVLLLDVTPLSLGIETMGGVMTTMIAANTTIPTKKTEVYSTASDNQPGVQIHVLQGERPMANQNKSLGMFNLDGIPPAPRGVPQIEVTFDIDANGLLNVSAKDKGTGKEQKIRIEAGSGLSKEEVEKMKAEAKANEAADNEARSRVEKLNQADSLIFQTEKQFKEFGDKIPADKKGAIETALNKLKEAHKNQDIPAVDAAMAEMNTAWTAASEDIYKAQQEAGAQPGADAGTANGDAPKSDTVEDAQFEEVK; encoded by the coding sequence ATGGCAAAAATTATTGGAATAGACCTCGGAACCACTAATAGCTGTGTATCCGTAATGGAAGGTAATGAACCGGTTGTCATTGCCAATGACGAAGGACGCCGCACTACTCCTTCAATAGTAGCATTTTTAAAGAATGGCGAACGCAAAGTGGGAGATCCTGCAAAAAGACAGGCTATCACCAATCCACAAAACACTATTACCAGTGTGAAGCGTTTTATGGGTCGTCGTTACGACGAAGTAACTGAAGAAATCAGCCACTGGAGCTATCAAGTTGCCAAAGGTGATAACAATACCGTTCGTGTACAGATTGAAGATCGTATGTACACTCCACAAGAAATTTCTGCAATGATTTTGCAGAAAATGAAGAAGACTGCTGAAGATTATTTAGGTCATGAAGTGAATGAAGCGGTAATTACCGTTCCTGCTTACTTTAACGACGCTCAGCGCCAAGCAACAAAGGAAGCCGGTGAAATTGCTGGTTTGAATGTAAGAAGAATTGTGAATGAACCAACTGCTGCAGCACTTGCTTATGGACTTGACAAGAAAAATGCAGACCAGAAGATTGCCGTATTCGATTTGGGTGGTGGTACTTTCGATATATCTATTCTTGAATTAGGGGATGGAGTATTTGAAGTAAAATCAACCAATGGTGACACGCACTTAGGGGGTGATGATTTTGATAAAGTAATCATGGACTGGTTAGCAGACGAATTCAAAGCACAGGAAGGTATTGATTTGCGTAAAGACCCAATGGCTTTACAGCGTTTAAAAGAAGCTGCTGAAAAGGCAAAAGTAGAATTGAGTTCTTCTTCTGAAACTGAAATTAACCTTCCCTATATCACTGCAGTAGATGGTGTTCCTAAGCACTTAGTGTTAAAATTGTCTAGAGCTAAATTTGAACAATTATCAGATAATTTATTCGCTCGTTGCTTAAAACCATGTGAAGCTGCATTAAAAGATGCAGGTTACTCAACAGCTCAAATTGATGAAGTTATTTTGGTGGGTGGATCAACCCGTATTCCAAAAGTTCAGGAAATTGTAGAAAAGTTCTTTGGAAAGAAACCCAATAGAAGTGTGAATCCGGATGAAGTAGTTGCCTTAGGTGCTGCGATTCAGGGAGCAGTTCTTACTGGTGAAGTAAAAGATGTGTTATTGCTAGATGTTACTCCGCTTAGCCTTGGTATTGAAACCATGGGTGGTGTAATGACAACCATGATTGCAGCCAATACAACCATTCCAACCAAGAAAACAGAAGTGTACTCAACTGCCAGCGACAATCAGCCAGGTGTACAAATTCATGTACTTCAGGGAGAGCGTCCAATGGCCAATCAGAATAAGAGTCTTGGTATGTTTAACCTAGATGGTATTCCACCAGCTCCAAGAGGAGTTCCTCAAATTGAAGTTACTTTTGACATTGATGCAAACGGTTTGTTGAATGTAAGTGCAAAAGACAAGGGTACAGGTAAAGAACAAAAAATCAGAATTGAAGCGGGTAGTGGCTTGAGCAAAGAAGAAGTTGAAAAAATGAAAGCTGAAGCAAAAGCCAATGAAGCTGCCGATAATGAAGCGAGAAGCCGCGTTGAAAAATTGAACCAGGCAGACAGCTTGATTTTCCAGACTGAAAAACAATTTAAAGAGTTTGGTGATAAGATTCCAGCAGATAAAAAAGGTGCTATTGAAACTGCATTAAATAAACTGAAGGAAGCACACAAAAATCAGGACATCCCTGCAGTTGATGCGGCAATGGCTGAAATGAATACTGCCTGGACAGCTGCCAGCGAAGATATCTATAAAGCACAACAAGAAGCTGGTGCACAGCCAGGTGCTGATGCAGGAACTGCAAACGGTGATGCTCCAAAATCTGACACTGTTGAAGATGCGCAATTCGAAGAAGTAAAATAA
- a CDS encoding GtrA family protein produces the protein MQKLHKFVSGFILQVVDWFYPLFSRFMPKQTYRYAACGGFNTVLDIGLFFVAYNYILNKSVVQMYSVTVSPHIASFILSFLVTFPTGFYLSRYVVFQETSVTKRAQLAKYFLVVFGCILLNYIFLKIFVDSFGWYATPSKMLTTVFVVIFSYFSQKNFTFKAKQLQ, from the coding sequence ATGCAAAAGCTGCACAAATTCGTTAGTGGATTTATTCTACAAGTGGTTGACTGGTTTTATCCCTTGTTCAGCAGGTTCATGCCCAAACAAACTTATCGGTATGCCGCTTGTGGTGGGTTTAATACGGTTCTGGATATAGGTTTATTCTTTGTTGCCTACAACTATATATTAAATAAGTCCGTTGTACAAATGTATTCTGTAACGGTTAGTCCGCATATTGCCTCGTTTATACTCAGTTTTCTGGTTACTTTCCCAACCGGATTTTACTTAAGCCGTTATGTGGTATTTCAGGAAACAAGTGTTACTAAGCGGGCACAATTAGCCAAGTATTTCCTGGTTGTTTTTGGCTGCATCCTGCTGAATTATATATTTTTAAAAATATTTGTAGATAGTTTCGGATGGTACGCAACCCCCTCCAAAATGCTGACCACTGTTTTTGTGGTTATTTTCAGCTATTTCTCTCAAAAGAACTTCACTTTCAAGGCTAAGCAGCTGCAATAA